The Nitrosomonas sp. sh817 genome includes a window with the following:
- the nuoF gene encoding NADH-quinone oxidoreductase subunit NuoF has product MNQYPLTLMNGVDRNDKDNWRLKSYEQREGYAALRKVLAKKITPEEIIEEVKKSALRGRGGAGFPTGLKWSFMPKGYEGDKYIVCNSDEGEPGTFKDRDILHYNPHLLIEGMIIAAYAMGAKAGYNYIHGEIWETYERMEEAIDEARAAGYLGNNILGSAFSFQLFNHHGYGAYICGEETALLESIEGKKGQPRFKPPFPANYGLYGKPTTINNTETFSSVPWIIRNSGEKYLQLGKPNNGGTKLFSVSGHVNKPGNYEIPLGTPFAELLELAGGMRGDRKLKACIPGGSSMPVLPGDVMLQTDMDYDSIAKAGSMLGSGAVIIMDETTCMVRALERLSYFYFEESCGQCTPCREGTGWLYRIVNRIEHGKGRPEDLDLLDNIADNIQGRTICALGDAAAMPVRAMIQHFRDEFSYHIEHKKCMV; this is encoded by the coding sequence ATGAATCAGTATCCACTAACTTTGATGAATGGTGTAGATCGGAATGATAAGGATAATTGGCGCCTAAAAAGCTATGAACAGCGGGAAGGCTATGCGGCTCTTAGAAAGGTTCTGGCAAAAAAGATTACTCCAGAAGAAATTATCGAAGAAGTTAAAAAATCAGCACTTCGTGGCAGAGGCGGCGCAGGGTTTCCTACTGGGTTAAAGTGGAGCTTCATGCCTAAGGGGTATGAAGGGGATAAATACATTGTTTGCAATTCTGATGAAGGTGAACCCGGTACGTTTAAGGATAGGGATATATTACATTACAATCCGCATTTGTTGATCGAAGGAATGATAATCGCGGCCTACGCGATGGGTGCGAAAGCTGGCTATAACTATATTCACGGCGAGATTTGGGAAACCTATGAAAGAATGGAAGAAGCGATTGATGAGGCACGTGCTGCAGGTTATCTAGGAAATAATATTCTGGGATCGGCATTTAGTTTCCAATTGTTCAATCATCATGGCTATGGTGCTTATATTTGTGGAGAAGAAACTGCACTTCTAGAATCCATTGAGGGTAAAAAAGGTCAGCCGCGTTTTAAGCCGCCATTTCCGGCTAACTATGGTTTATATGGAAAGCCAACTACGATTAATAATACTGAAACTTTTTCATCCGTTCCATGGATCATTCGGAACAGTGGCGAGAAATATCTTCAGCTCGGAAAACCTAATAACGGAGGCACCAAATTATTCTCGGTGTCTGGTCATGTAAATAAGCCTGGAAATTACGAAATTCCACTTGGAACTCCATTTGCTGAATTATTGGAATTGGCGGGTGGAATGCGCGGAGATCGGAAGTTAAAAGCGTGTATTCCAGGCGGATCGTCCATGCCGGTATTACCTGGTGATGTAATGTTGCAAACGGATATGGATTATGACTCGATTGCAAAGGCTGGTTCCATGTTAGGTTCTGGGGCGGTTATCATCATGGATGAAACTACTTGCATGGTTAGAGCATTGGAGCGTTTGTCATATTTTTACTTCGAAGAATCTTGCGGACAATGCACGCCATGTCGTGAAGGGACCGGGTGGTTGTATCGAATCGTGAACCGGATTGAGCATGGTAAGGGGCGCCCAGAAGATCTGGATTTGCTCGATAACATTGCAGATAACATTCAAGGTCGAACAATTTGCGCTCTAGGTGATGCGGCTGCAATGCCAGTGCGTGCCATGATTCAGCATTTTCGCGATGAATTTTCATATCATATAGAACATAAGAAATGCATGGTTTGA
- the nuoE gene encoding NADH-quinone oxidoreductase subunit NuoE: MLSAESLKKIDREIAKYPADQKQSAVMSALAIAQDEKGWLANETMNFVAEYLGMPPIAVYEVASFYNMYNLQPVGKYKITVCTNLPCALSGSNDTAAYLKKKLGIEFNQTTPDGQFTLKEGECFGACGDAPVLLVNNKRMCSFMSNEQIDQLLEELSK, translated from the coding sequence ATGTTAAGTGCAGAATCTCTAAAAAAAATAGATCGCGAGATTGCAAAATATCCAGCAGATCAAAAGCAATCAGCAGTGATGTCGGCTCTTGCAATCGCACAAGATGAGAAAGGCTGGTTAGCTAATGAAACCATGAATTTTGTAGCAGAATACTTAGGTATGCCGCCCATTGCGGTCTATGAGGTAGCCTCATTTTATAATATGTATAACCTGCAGCCTGTGGGGAAATATAAAATTACAGTTTGTACCAATCTGCCCTGCGCGCTTTCAGGTAGTAACGATACTGCTGCATATCTAAAGAAAAAACTCGGGATTGAGTTTAATCAGACTACGCCGGATGGACAATTTACCCTGAAGGAAGGGGAGTGCTTTGGTGCTTGTGGCGATGCTCCTGTTTTGTTAGTAAACAATAAACGGATGTGTAGTTTCATGTCGAATGAGCAGATCGATCAATTGTTGGAGGAGCTGAGCAAATGA
- the nuoG gene encoding NADH-quinone oxidoreductase subunit NuoG, giving the protein MVNIEIDGKQVSVPKGSTIMDGAKQIGVYIPHFCYHKKLSIAANCRMCLVQVEKAPKPLPACATPVMDGMKVYTHSQQAVNAQKGVMEFLLINHPLDCPICDQGGECQLQDLAVGYGASGSRYTETKRVVVNKNLGPLISTDMTRCIHCTRCVRFGQEIAGIMELGMAGRGEHSEILSFVGKTVDSELSGNVIDLCPVGALVSKPFRYSARTWELSRRKSISPHCGLGSNLVVQVKQNRVMRVLPRDNEAINECWLSDKDRFSYEGLNSEDRLTRPMIKRDGQWSECDWPEALEFTAQALKSVKQKHGAESIAALGSAHSTTEELYLLQQLLRAMGSGNVDHRLRQSDFRVDEKLQGIPWLGTSIAEISQLRSALIIGSTLRKDHPLIAQRLRQAVKNGMELNIVNPLDDDLLTRVKNKIIVAPASMAKVLSEILKAAAEIKGSEQAQAIKKYIDVANVSSSADAFAIASSLIENAPAAVYLGNLSQHHPDYSSLRILTSLIAEITGASFGVLGEAANSVGAYLAGAVPEISTFPLPMRVGNLQSGLNAAEMLGYQNDKNDKCRAFVLMNIEPEFDTYDSPKALETIQSSDFVVSLNIYQGNAKEYADVLLPITPFSETSGTFVNTEGKIQSFNGVVSPLGDARPGWKVLRVLANLLDLEGFNYETSEQVREEIFPSGIEVNKYLNNNLKNIDGTLTISEVHGIQRIGEVPTYQADPIVRRAESLQCTQDAAPPKAWMTTAMLEKFGVKAGDQIIIKQGEKSLSIETAHDEKLPFNCIRLAGSHPRTYGLGALFGELEVEKI; this is encoded by the coding sequence ATGGTCAATATCGAAATCGACGGTAAGCAAGTGTCTGTTCCGAAAGGAAGCACCATTATGGACGGTGCAAAGCAGATAGGCGTATATATTCCCCATTTTTGCTATCATAAAAAATTGTCGATAGCAGCGAATTGCCGTATGTGTTTGGTGCAAGTAGAGAAAGCTCCGAAGCCTCTGCCCGCTTGCGCAACTCCGGTCATGGATGGTATGAAGGTATATACCCACTCGCAGCAAGCCGTGAATGCTCAAAAAGGGGTTATGGAATTTCTCCTCATAAACCATCCGCTTGATTGTCCGATTTGCGATCAAGGTGGAGAATGCCAACTGCAAGATCTTGCGGTTGGTTATGGAGCAAGTGGCTCGCGTTACACAGAAACCAAGAGAGTTGTTGTTAATAAGAATCTTGGCCCGCTGATATCGACGGATATGACGCGGTGCATACACTGTACCCGCTGTGTAAGGTTTGGTCAGGAAATTGCGGGGATAATGGAACTCGGAATGGCAGGGCGGGGAGAACACTCTGAGATACTATCTTTTGTTGGTAAAACCGTTGATTCTGAATTGTCAGGGAATGTTATTGATTTATGTCCGGTTGGCGCGCTGGTAAGTAAACCATTTCGCTATTCGGCACGTACATGGGAATTATCTCGACGCAAATCCATCAGTCCTCATTGTGGATTAGGTTCAAATTTGGTTGTGCAAGTCAAGCAGAATCGTGTCATGCGTGTGCTCCCGCGTGATAACGAAGCAATTAATGAATGCTGGTTATCGGACAAAGACCGCTTCTCTTATGAAGGTTTGAATTCAGAAGACAGACTAACGCGTCCAATGATCAAGCGGGATGGGCAATGGTCTGAATGTGATTGGCCCGAAGCATTGGAATTTACGGCTCAAGCGCTGAAATCTGTCAAGCAAAAGCATGGCGCAGAAAGCATTGCTGCATTAGGATCGGCGCATAGTACGACGGAAGAGCTTTATTTGCTGCAACAGTTGTTACGAGCAATGGGAAGTGGAAACGTTGATCACCGATTACGCCAGTCCGATTTTCGCGTTGATGAAAAACTGCAAGGTATCCCATGGTTAGGTACGAGCATTGCGGAAATATCGCAGCTAAGATCCGCGTTGATTATTGGAAGCACGCTTCGTAAAGATCATCCTCTAATTGCTCAGCGTCTGCGTCAGGCAGTTAAGAACGGAATGGAATTGAACATCGTAAATCCATTGGACGATGATTTGTTAACTAGAGTTAAGAATAAAATCATCGTTGCTCCTGCTTCTATGGCCAAAGTGTTGAGCGAAATTTTAAAAGCCGCTGCCGAAATTAAAGGGAGTGAACAAGCACAAGCGATTAAAAAGTATATTGATGTAGCAAATGTATCAAGTTCGGCAGATGCTTTTGCGATTGCGTCCAGTTTGATTGAGAATGCACCAGCCGCAGTTTATTTGGGTAACTTATCACAGCATCATCCAGATTATTCGTCACTTAGAATACTCACAAGTCTGATTGCAGAGATAACTGGAGCAAGTTTTGGGGTTTTGGGGGAAGCTGCCAATAGTGTCGGCGCATATTTGGCAGGTGCTGTGCCAGAAATTAGCACTTTTCCATTACCGATGCGAGTTGGTAATCTCCAATCCGGTTTAAATGCTGCTGAGATGCTCGGTTACCAAAATGATAAAAATGATAAATGTAGAGCTTTTGTATTAATGAATATAGAGCCTGAATTTGATACCTATGATTCTCCGAAAGCCCTAGAAACCATTCAATCCAGCGATTTTGTTGTATCGTTAAACATCTACCAAGGGAATGCAAAAGAATATGCTGATGTGCTTTTGCCAATTACACCTTTTAGCGAAACATCTGGAACTTTTGTAAATACTGAGGGGAAAATACAAAGTTTCAATGGAGTGGTATCACCGCTTGGTGATGCACGCCCGGGTTGGAAGGTTCTAAGGGTATTGGCCAATTTGCTCGACTTAGAAGGATTTAATTATGAAACTTCCGAGCAAGTTCGAGAGGAGATTTTTCCGTCAGGTATTGAAGTTAATAAATATCTAAATAATAATTTGAAAAATATTGACGGAACTTTGACTATAAGTGAAGTGCATGGGATACAGCGCATCGGTGAGGTACCGACTTACCAAGCTGATCCAATTGTGCGGCGCGCTGAATCTCTCCAATGTACTCAAGACGCTGCTCCTCCAAAAGCATGGATGACTACAGCAATGCTGGAGAAATTTGGGGTAAAAGCAGGCGATCAAATTATAATCAAACAAGGTGAGAAATCTTTGTCCATAGAAACCGCTCATGATGAAAAACTGCCATTTAATTGCATTCGCCTAGCTGGTTCTCATCCAAGGACTTATGGTTTGGGTGCATTATTCGGTGAATTAGAAGTAGAAAAAATATAA
- a CDS encoding NADH-quinone oxidoreductase subunit D, whose amino-acid sequence MAEIRNYTMNFGPQHPAAHGVLRLVLELDGEVVRRADPHIGLLHRATEKLAENKTYLQSVPYMDRLDYVSMMVNEHAYVMAIEKLLQIDVPVRAQYIRVMFDEITRILNHLLWIGAHALDVGAMTMFLYAFREREDLMDCYEAVSGARMHAAYYRPGGVYRDLPDTMPKYQSSKIHDEKQTRLRNVNREGSLLDFIEDFTNRFPAYVDEYETLLTDNRIWKQRLVDIGIVSPERAKALGFTGPMLRGSGVEWDLRKKQPYEVYDRLEFDIPVGVNGDCYDRYLVRMEEFRQSNRIIKQCVDWLRKNPGPVITDNHKVAPPSRVAMKQNMEEMIHHFKLFTEGIHVPPGEAYVAVEHPKGEFGIYLVSDGANKPYRLKIRAPGFAHLAALDEMSRGHMISDVVAIIGTQDIVFGEIDR is encoded by the coding sequence ATGGCAGAGATACGTAATTACACCATGAATTTTGGCCCGCAACATCCGGCAGCCCACGGCGTTTTGCGGCTGGTGCTGGAGCTGGATGGTGAAGTTGTTCGACGAGCGGACCCGCATATCGGCTTATTACATCGAGCGACCGAGAAATTGGCGGAGAATAAGACATATCTGCAATCGGTTCCCTATATGGATCGATTGGATTATGTGTCGATGATGGTGAATGAGCATGCGTATGTCATGGCTATTGAGAAGTTGTTGCAGATTGACGTGCCAGTTAGAGCGCAATACATACGGGTGATGTTTGATGAAATTACCCGCATACTTAACCATTTGCTATGGATTGGTGCACATGCTCTGGATGTGGGTGCCATGACAATGTTTCTGTATGCTTTCCGAGAAAGGGAAGATCTGATGGATTGTTATGAGGCGGTATCAGGTGCGCGGATGCATGCTGCATATTATCGGCCTGGAGGCGTATATCGGGATTTACCGGATACGATGCCTAAGTATCAATCATCAAAAATTCATGATGAAAAGCAAACTCGATTGAGAAATGTGAATAGAGAAGGTTCTTTGCTCGATTTTATTGAAGATTTTACCAATCGCTTCCCTGCCTATGTGGATGAATATGAAACATTATTAACTGATAACAGAATTTGGAAGCAACGTTTGGTTGATATTGGCATTGTTTCACCTGAGCGAGCCAAGGCATTAGGTTTTACAGGACCTATGTTGCGTGGTTCAGGTGTGGAATGGGATCTTAGGAAAAAACAACCTTATGAAGTTTACGATCGTCTCGAATTTGACATTCCGGTGGGTGTTAATGGCGATTGTTACGATCGTTATCTGGTGCGTATGGAAGAATTCCGTCAATCAAACCGTATTATCAAGCAATGTGTTGATTGGTTAAGGAAAAATCCTGGCCCAGTGATTACTGACAATCATAAAGTTGCGCCACCATCGCGTGTTGCGATGAAGCAAAATATGGAAGAAATGATTCATCATTTCAAGCTTTTTACTGAAGGAATTCACGTTCCCCCAGGTGAAGCTTATGTGGCGGTCGAACATCCAAAGGGTGAATTTGGGATTTATCTGGTATCTGATGGGGCCAATAAGCCTTATAGGTTAAAGATTCGCGCGCCAGGATTTGCACATTTGGCTGCATTGGATGAGATGTCGCGGGGACATATGATATCTGATGTAGTCGCAATTATCGGCACTCAAGATATAGTATTTGGTGAAATAGATAGATAA